The following proteins are encoded in a genomic region of Methanoculleus oceani:
- a CDS encoding flavodoxin family protein: MKILVIMGSPRKGNTYRAAQRIEDVMRSLGDVEFEYLMLSGVKLEPCRGCHACFEWGEERCPVRDDAPAVEEKMHDADGVIFASPVYGLNVTGLMKTFIDRFSYIFHRPRFFDKKALLLTTAGAVGEKDVLDYLEDVAGIWGFDVASRAGIVTPPGTTPKKAQENDRKLETAAREFFRALAERKERRPGLRSVIIFHGQRATFDELGDAFPADHAYWKEQGWLDPGARYYTSVPVNPLYDAVGRIVEWVARRRIRRDLAAMR, translated from the coding sequence ATGAAGATCCTGGTTATCATGGGAAGCCCCCGGAAAGGCAACACCTACCGGGCGGCGCAGAGGATCGAGGACGTGATGCGGTCCCTCGGCGACGTCGAGTTCGAGTACCTCATGCTTTCGGGCGTCAAACTTGAACCCTGCCGGGGATGCCATGCGTGCTTCGAATGGGGCGAGGAGCGCTGCCCCGTCCGTGACGACGCTCCCGCCGTCGAGGAGAAGATGCACGACGCCGACGGGGTGATCTTCGCGTCCCCGGTCTACGGCCTGAATGTCACCGGCCTCATGAAGACCTTCATCGACCGGTTCTCCTACATCTTTCACCGCCCCCGGTTCTTCGACAAGAAGGCCCTCCTCCTCACCACCGCCGGCGCGGTGGGCGAGAAAGACGTCCTCGACTACCTCGAGGACGTCGCCGGGATCTGGGGATTCGATGTCGCCTCCCGTGCCGGCATCGTCACGCCCCCCGGCACCACGCCGAAGAAGGCTCAGGAGAACGACCGGAAACTCGAAACGGCTGCACGGGAGTTCTTCCGGGCCCTGGCGGAGAGGAAGGAGCGGCGGCCGGGGCTCCGGAGCGTCATCATCTTCCACGGCCAGCGGGCGACGTTCGACGAACTCGGCGACGCCTTCCCGGCCGACCACGCCTACTGGAAGGAGCAGGGCTGGCTCGATCCAGGAGCCCGCTACTACACGAGCGTTCCGGTCAACCCGCTCTACGATGCCGTGGGAAGGATCGTGGAGTGGGTCGCCAGGCGGAGGATCCGGCGGGACCTCGCCGCGATGCGCTGA
- a CDS encoding type II toxin-antitoxin system RelE family toxin has protein sequence MKYSLIYSKRVQYKLKHLPKEVTGRIIQTLELLAEEEYPHLQVKRLTNSPLFSLRVGTYRVILAFEHRQLVIMAVDVGHRKNAYNNL, from the coding sequence GTGAAATATTCGCTCATCTACTCAAAAAGAGTCCAGTACAAATTAAAGCACCTTCCAAAGGAGGTTACCGGCCGGATTATCCAGACGCTTGAACTGCTGGCAGAAGAAGAATACCCCCACCTGCAGGTGAAGCGTCTGACGAACTCACCCCTGTTCTCCCTGCGAGTAGGGACGTACCGGGTCATCCTGGCATTTGAGCACCGCCAACTCGTCATCATGGCGGTCGACGTCGGTCATCGAAAGAACGCCTACAACAACCTGTGA
- a CDS encoding Ig-like domain-containing protein: protein MRKHAYLILLCAVVAIGLLMPPVMAVEMAPGSPQEFLFPGGNEHPAIDGNMIVWEYSLLNGPRDIYCMTTSGSDRRPITNDDASQERPSISGDYVVWQDDRNGNWDIYLYSFSTEETTQLTNDTGKQWLPVIHGNYVVWYDDSGGDTDIVLYDIGAGDVKATIDCNPELGTDTTKFKPAVSDEYVAWEEVDAGIQLYEIATGNRQAVSPSTMDQSWPSLCGDLIAWEDYRWGAAWQSAIYLKNIETGYESQLTELSYEQVSPTLSESIIAWEDKRDGLWSIYMYDLVDGEEEMSVPTTGGEQLYPAVSGNTIVWQKNRNENAKLCVYTYVPGGPVQTVTEIDIEPSTATMEIGEELKFNATCYDQDGNIIPGLKVAWSCNNATVGFIDPGGYFNASAAGTATVTAATAGISATATVTVNAGEPVLDAIEVVPDGITLAIDGTQQFEATAFDESGKQMTGVEFDWTCSNETVGEIDGTGLFTAKAAGTATVTASADGKSGEATVTVTDEELVARSIEIDPPEATLAIGDTVTFEATVRDQFDNPIPGVAVTWTSDNATVGTIDESSGLFTAHAAGTATVTASAGDLSETATVTVNAETPVEPVLDRIEVAPTAVTLAIDGIQQFSATAFDDSGKQMTGVEFDWSCSDETVGEVDDTGLFTAKAAGTATVTASAGDASGTATVTVNADEPVEPEEPVLTRITLTPPGATLDVDDIQRFMVIGYDQNDNVMPAGEITWACNGGPVGTVDGDGCFTALAAGTATVTATAGSCSAEATITVCEEEPALAKIAVVPFEVTLEEGDTLEFSAVAFDRFGDIVEDAGISWECSDSCVGTIDECGVFTALDGGTATITACAEGAEGTATVTVNCGDPVVTCIVITPAAITLARNDTAAFTATALDQDGCEMPDIEIEWECSDETVGEVDDTGFFAALAAGTATVTASAGGVAATADVEVTDDCSGVVVSPSAIILDPGDTRQFTATVYDLQDNAGSIVAWSCSDPGVGEITDNGLFTAVCGGTTTVTATVDGENETATGTATVTVRSTAPELTRIEVSPSDFCIPAGHSLTLTATAFDQYGYEMPDVIIDWESSDPCVGTIDLCSGVFTALEAGAVTLIASADGVSGSACVTVEPSLPVPACIEVKPATATIQTGETREFTATVFDQCENVMDWVRVRWSCSGDDVGTIDRAGLFAAFTEGSADVTACAGGVEGTASVTITASPTADPTPKPTPNPGSKKRASSDGGGYAPPSFFAGICENLKGGETHTFSGISVSSVGSVAITAADNIPKLLMTVKEAKCPNLAEPPCDRTYEYVEIALSWVSPNQIDNATMTFTVPAKWLEEHDMLPQDVRLMRYVDGGWQILETEVVGEENGKYRFRATTPGFSTFAIAAMPENMTVTTTATGEETNATATMTEEPTTEQTTAVPTTPAAPLVYAPLLAPLAFLLWGRRKN, encoded by the coding sequence ATGAGAAAGCACGCATATTTGATACTATTGTGCGCAGTCGTCGCCATCGGACTGCTGATGCCGCCGGTTATGGCGGTAGAGATGGCACCGGGGTCACCGCAGGAATTCCTCTTCCCCGGCGGGAACGAACATCCGGCCATCGACGGCAACATGATCGTCTGGGAGTATAGCCTCCTCAACGGCCCCAGGGATATCTACTGCATGACCACTTCCGGCAGCGACAGGCGTCCGATCACGAACGACGACGCCTCACAGGAGAGGCCGTCCATATCGGGAGACTACGTCGTCTGGCAGGACGACCGGAACGGCAACTGGGACATCTACCTCTACTCGTTCTCGACGGAAGAGACCACGCAGCTCACGAACGACACGGGCAAGCAGTGGCTGCCCGTCATCCACGGGAACTACGTCGTCTGGTACGACGACAGCGGGGGCGACACAGACATCGTCCTCTATGACATCGGCGCCGGAGACGTGAAGGCCACCATCGACTGCAATCCGGAGCTCGGCACCGACACGACCAAGTTCAAGCCCGCGGTCTCGGACGAGTACGTCGCCTGGGAAGAGGTGGACGCCGGGATCCAGCTCTACGAGATCGCCACGGGGAACAGACAGGCGGTATCGCCGAGCACCATGGACCAGTCCTGGCCCTCGCTATGCGGCGACCTCATCGCCTGGGAGGATTACCGGTGGGGAGCGGCGTGGCAGTCCGCGATCTACCTCAAGAACATTGAGACCGGCTACGAGAGCCAGCTGACGGAGTTGAGTTACGAGCAGGTCTCGCCGACGCTCAGCGAGAGCATCATCGCCTGGGAGGACAAGCGGGACGGACTCTGGAGCATCTACATGTACGACCTCGTCGACGGGGAGGAGGAGATGTCCGTGCCCACCACCGGCGGCGAGCAGCTCTACCCCGCCGTCAGCGGCAACACGATCGTCTGGCAGAAGAACCGGAACGAGAACGCAAAACTCTGCGTCTACACCTACGTGCCCGGCGGCCCGGTCCAGACAGTCACAGAGATAGACATCGAACCGTCCACGGCCACGATGGAGATCGGCGAGGAACTCAAGTTCAACGCCACCTGCTACGACCAGGACGGCAACATCATACCCGGCCTGAAGGTCGCCTGGTCCTGCAATAACGCCACGGTCGGGTTCATCGACCCGGGAGGCTACTTCAATGCTTCCGCAGCGGGCACCGCGACCGTCACCGCAGCGACGGCCGGCATCTCCGCGACCGCAACCGTCACCGTCAACGCCGGAGAACCGGTCCTCGATGCGATCGAGGTCGTACCGGACGGGATCACGCTCGCAATCGACGGCACACAGCAGTTCGAGGCGACCGCCTTCGATGAGTCCGGCAAGCAGATGACCGGCGTCGAGTTCGACTGGACATGCAGCAACGAGACCGTCGGCGAGATCGACGGCACGGGTCTCTTCACCGCGAAGGCCGCGGGCACCGCGACCGTCACTGCGTCGGCAGACGGCAAATCCGGAGAAGCTACTGTCACCGTCACGGATGAAGAACTGGTCGCAAGAAGCATCGAGATCGACCCGCCCGAGGCCACCCTCGCAATCGGCGACACGGTGACGTTCGAAGCGACCGTCCGCGACCAGTTCGACAACCCGATCCCCGGCGTTGCGGTCACCTGGACGAGCGACAACGCGACCGTCGGGACCATCGATGAGTCCAGCGGCCTCTTCACTGCCCATGCAGCGGGCACGGCGACTGTCACCGCGTCGGCAGGCGATCTCTCCGAAACCGCGACCGTCACGGTCAACGCCGAAACTCCGGTAGAACCGGTCCTCGATCGCATTGAGGTCGCACCGACCGCGGTCACCCTCGCAATCGACGGCATACAGCAGTTCTCTGCGACCGCTTTCGATGATTCCGGCAAGCAGATGACCGGCGTCGAGTTCGACTGGTCGTGCAGCGACGAGACCGTCGGCGAGGTCGACGATACCGGCCTCTTCACCGCGAAGGCCGCGGGCACAGCGACCGTCACCGCATCCGCGGGCGACGCCTCCGGAACCGCAACCGTCACCGTCAACGCAGACGAACCGGTAGAACCGGAAGAGCCGGTCCTGACAAGGATCACGCTCACGCCGCCCGGAGCCACCCTGGACGTCGACGACATCCAGAGATTCATGGTGATAGGCTATGACCAGAACGACAACGTCATGCCCGCCGGTGAGATCACCTGGGCCTGCAATGGCGGGCCCGTCGGGACCGTCGACGGGGACGGATGCTTCACCGCCCTTGCCGCGGGCACCGCGACCGTAACCGCAACGGCAGGCAGCTGCTCTGCTGAAGCAACCATCACCGTCTGCGAAGAAGAGCCTGCGCTCGCGAAGATCGCGGTCGTGCCGTTCGAGGTCACGCTCGAGGAGGGCGACACCCTGGAGTTCAGCGCCGTCGCGTTCGACCGGTTCGGCGACATCGTCGAGGACGCCGGGATCTCCTGGGAGTGCAGCGACTCGTGCGTCGGGACCATCGATGAGTGCGGCGTCTTCACCGCCCTCGACGGCGGCACGGCGACCATCACCGCATGCGCAGAAGGTGCCGAAGGAACCGCAACCGTCACCGTGAACTGCGGCGACCCGGTCGTAACGTGCATCGTCATCACGCCGGCAGCGATCACGCTCGCCAGAAACGACACCGCGGCGTTCACCGCGACCGCTCTCGACCAGGACGGCTGCGAGATGCCCGACATCGAGATCGAGTGGGAATGCAGCGATGAGACCGTCGGCGAGGTCGACGATACCGGGTTCTTCGCGGCCCTCGCCGCGGGCACGGCGACCGTCACGGCATCTGCCGGAGGCGTCGCCGCGACGGCGGACGTAGAGGTCACCGATGACTGCTCGGGGGTCGTGGTATCCCCGTCGGCGATCATCCTGGACCCCGGGGACACCCGGCAGTTCACCGCGACCGTGTATGACCTGCAGGACAACGCAGGTTCCATAGTGGCCTGGTCGTGCAGCGATCCGGGTGTCGGCGAGATCACCGATAACGGCCTCTTCACCGCAGTCTGCGGAGGGACCACGACCGTCACCGCAACGGTTGACGGAGAGAACGAGACCGCGACCGGAACCGCGACGGTGACCGTCCGGTCGACGGCGCCGGAGCTTACACGGATCGAGGTCAGCCCGTCCGACTTCTGCATCCCCGCAGGCCACAGCCTGACGCTCACCGCGACCGCATTCGACCAGTACGGTTACGAAATGCCCGACGTCATAATCGACTGGGAGAGCAGCGACCCGTGCGTCGGCACCATCGATCTCTGCAGCGGCGTCTTCACCGCTCTCGAGGCCGGAGCAGTGACCCTCATCGCATCGGCGGACGGAGTCTCCGGCTCCGCCTGCGTGACCGTCGAGCCCTCGCTCCCGGTCCCGGCCTGCATCGAGGTCAAACCGGCCACGGCCACGATTCAGACCGGAGAAACCCGGGAGTTCACGGCCACGGTATTCGACCAGTGCGAGAACGTGATGGACTGGGTCAGGGTCAGGTGGTCGTGCTCCGGCGATGATGTCGGCACGATCGACCGGGCCGGACTCTTCGCGGCGTTCACGGAAGGGTCTGCGGACGTGACGGCCTGTGCCGGCGGCGTGGAAGGAACGGCGTCTGTCACCATCACGGCGTCGCCCACGGCCGACCCCACGCCCAAACCCACACCCAACCCCGGATCGAAAAAACGCGCCTCGAGCGACGGCGGCGGCTACGCCCCCCCCAGCTTCTTCGCAGGGATCTGCGAGAACCTGAAGGGCGGCGAGACGCACACGTTCTCGGGTATCAGCGTCTCGTCGGTCGGCAGCGTTGCCATCACGGCGGCCGACAACATCCCGAAGCTGCTGATGACCGTGAAGGAGGCGAAGTGCCCCAACCTGGCGGAGCCTCCCTGCGACCGCACCTACGAGTACGTCGAGATCGCTCTCTCGTGGGTGAGCCCGAACCAGATCGACAACGCGACGATGACCTTCACCGTCCCGGCAAAGTGGCTCGAGGAGCACGACATGCTCCCACAGGACGTCAGGCTCATGCGTTACGTCGACGGCGGCTGGCAGATCCTGGAGACCGAGGTCGTCGGTGAAGAGAACGGGAAGTACCGCTTCCGGGCAACCACCCCCGGATTCTCCACCTTCGCAATCGCTGCGATGCCGGAGAACATGACCGTAACCACGACCGCCACGGGAGAGGAGACGAACGCCACGGCAACCATGACCGAAGAGCCGACGACGGAGCAGACGACCGCCGTGCCGACGACACCCGCGGCACCGCTCGTCTACGCGCCCCTCCTCGCCCCGCTG
- a CDS encoding type IV pilin N-terminal domain-containing protein: MADTDSGVSEVESVLLMVAVVVILAAITASMVFGMQMPEEPKPVVVTATRSGETITFTNHGGMNMDRAVEIRCWIGGTGPGDENFTLDTRAGAFETRIVPDAARVVVVGRFEDNESWILVDRTV, encoded by the coding sequence ATGGCGGATACGGACTCCGGGGTCTCGGAGGTGGAGAGCGTGCTCCTGATGGTGGCGGTCGTGGTCATCCTCGCGGCGATCACGGCGTCGATGGTCTTTGGGATGCAGATGCCCGAAGAGCCGAAGCCCGTCGTGGTGACGGCGACGCGGTCGGGGGAGACGATCACGTTCACGAACCACGGCGGGATGAACATGGACCGGGCGGTGGAGATCCGGTGCTGGATCGGCGGGACGGGTCCGGGGGACGAGAACTTCACGCTCGATACCCGGGCGGGGGCGTTTGAGACACGCATCGTTCCGGACGCGGCGCGGGTCGTGGTCGTGGGGAGGTTTGAGGATAACGAGTCGTGGATTTTGGTTGATAGGACGGTTTGA